The Rhodococcus qingshengii JCM 15477 DNA window GTGGTGGATGAGTAGGCGTGGCCAACTTGCTGCTGGACAAACATAGGATCGTATCCGGCCTCGAGGAGATGAGTGACGTAGGAGTGGCGCAGGCAGTGCATCTTCAACTCTGTCGGTAGCCCAGCCAGTTCGCGGACCGCAGTGAAGGTGCGATTGAAGTTGCGGATGCCCGTGGCGCCAGCCCGTTCCGACGGCCACAACGAGGCCGAGCGGTCCGCAGTGGCGAACTGTTCGCGACCCTGCGGCGAGAGCCAGTGATCGAGAAGATCGACCACCCAGTCAAACTCAGGCACCGTGAGAACAGTGCGACGGCGCGGTCCTGACCCCGACATGCCTTTGGCGTAGCGGATCTGAACGGCGCCATAGCGGCCGTACTTGTCTACGTGCGGATTTGGGCCGAAGTCGTGGTAGTCGAGCATGGAAAGTTCCCGACGGCGCAAACCGTAGGCGTAGCACACCTTGAACGCGGTGGAGTCTCGCATCAGTGGGAGCCAGCGCTTCGAGCCCTTGGCGAACTCTTGATCGACGAGGTCATCGCAGGTGTCGAAGAATGTCTGCAACTCGGTCTGAGTGAAGCTGCGCCGGTCCGCTGGGATGGCGTCATCGGTCTTGTGGCGCGGCGTGTTCCACTCGAACACGACTTGGGCGGGAACGTCGTCAAATACTTTGCTGCAGAACGCAGCCCACCCATACCTTT harbors:
- a CDS encoding tyrosine-type recombinase/integrase encodes the protein MQSVPGRLPEFLSNGVVGLLRPEDRVFEAMLDGWRAQMLARGLGVPFIRSSCGLVSRFQEHSNEYPWGWQPIHVDEFLADRRTGPKAVSVSTLRANAGTIRSFCYYVTDERYGWAAFCSKVFDDVPAQVVFEWNTPRHKTDDAIPADRRSFTQTELQTFFDTCDDLVDQEFAKGSKRWLPLMRDSTAFKVCYAYGLRRRELSMLDYHDFGPNPHVDKYGRYGAVQIRYAKGMSGSGPRRRTVLTVPEFDWVVDLLDHWLSPQGREQFATADRSASLWPSERAGATGIRNFNRTFTAVRELAGLPTELKMHCLRHSYVTHLLEAGYDPMFVQQQVGHAYSSTTALYTSVSADFKQKTIQRMIQQRIVTRDERRTGKDT